A genomic stretch from Setaria italica strain Yugu1 chromosome VII, Setaria_italica_v2.0, whole genome shotgun sequence includes:
- the LOC101777636 gene encoding peptidyl-prolyl cis-trans isomerase FKBP19, chloroplastic yields the protein MVVLAKLGAPSTPGFMMDRRRLMLIPAITIGIGSCQYTFEKGAAKAEFADMPALRGKDYGKTKMRYPDYTETESGLQYKDLRVGDGPSPKNGETVVVDWDGYTIGYYGRIFEARNKTKGGSFEGGDKDFFKFKVGSGQVIPAFEEAISGMAPGGVRRIIVPPDLGYPDNDYNKLGPKPTTFSGQRALDFVLRNQGLIDKTLLFDIELLKIIPNQ from the exons ATGGTGGTTCTCGCGAAGCTCGGGGCGCCAAGCACGCCAG GTTTTATGATGGACAGAAGGAGACTGATGTTGATCCCAGCAATCACCATTGGCATAGGCTCCTGTCAGTACACGTTTGAGAAGGGAGCAGCGAAAGCTGAATTTGCTGATA TGCCTGCACTTCGAGGTAAAGATTATGGAAAGACAAAAATGCGGTATCCAGATTACACTGAAACAGAATCAGGACTCCAGTACAAG GACTTGCGGGTTGGTGATGGCCCTTCCCCAAAAAATGGGGAGACTGTTGTG GTTGATTGGGATGGCTATACAATTGGATACTATGGTCGTATTTTTGAAGCTCGGAACAAGACCAAAGGTGGTTCGTTTGAG GGTGGTGACAAAGACTTCTTCAAGTTTAAGGTTGGATCAGGGCAG GTCATACCAGCTTTTGAGGAGGCTATATCAGGCATGGCTCCCGGAGGAGTTAGGAG GATAATCGTACCACCGGATCTTGGGTACCCAGATAATGACTACAACAAGTTGGGTCCAAAACCAACGACATTCTCG GGACAAAGAGCTCTTGATTTTGTTCTACGGAATCAAGGCTTGATAGACAAAACTCTGCTATTTGACATTGAGCTTCTCAAGATAATTCCAAATCAGTAG